In the Pogona vitticeps strain Pit_001003342236 chromosome 2, PviZW2.1, whole genome shotgun sequence genome, aaaacatttcccacactcttggcatttgtatggtttctctcccgtgtgaacTCTATTATGAGTCAAAAGATCTGAagtgtgagcaaaacatttcccacactcttggcatttgtatggtttctctcccgtgtgaacTCTATTATGAGTCACAAGATCTGAACttcgagcaaaacatttctcacactcttgacatttgtagggcttctctcctgtgtggactcttttaTGAATTACAAGTGATGAACtttgagcaaagcatttcccgcactccaggcatttgtagggtttctctcctgtgtggactctattATGGCTTGCAAGCTGTGAACTGTTTGGAAAACACTTctcacactccaggcatttgtatggtttctctcctgtgtgaatttcATTATGGCTCAGAAGCTGTGAACTccgagcaaagcatttcccacactcctggcatttgtagggtttctctcctgtgtggaccctcTTATGGTTCACAAGTTGTGAACTgtgggcaaaacatttcccacaatactggcatttgtatggtttctctcctgtgtggactttgTTATGGCTCAAAAGTTGTGAGctccgagcaaaacatttcccacactcttggcatttgtagggtttttctcctgtgtggactctattATGAGTCACAAGGTGTGAACTGtacgaaaaacatttcccacactcttggcatttgtatggtttctctcctgtgtggattctctgatgaaTGAGAAGGTTGAAACTGCTGCTATAAGACTTCCCACATTGCTGGCATTTgtattctttccatcttttgtGGACAGTTACATGACTAACAAGAGGTAACTCACGATGCAAAGACTTCGTAGGCGGTTCACTTACAAAGCGCTTCTTTCTGGTGAGGACCCTTTTGTGAAGTAGCAGCGCTCTCTTTGTAGCAAACTGTTTTCTACACATAATGTGTTCGTAGGGCTTCTCTCGGATATACCTCTCCTCTTCCGTGTGGGTTCTTGGATGTTCAACAAGCTCTAATTTGTATCTAAAATGCTTTCCACAGTGGGGACATACACTTATCTCCCTATGGATAATttctgggaagaaagaaaaatgcagaaaagaatCAACTGATGACAGGAACaggtttttaaaggttttctgAAGAAGATGCATGAAAATTCACATGGAATGAAAACTCTTAAATGTTTCAAACGCCACAACAGTTAGTCATTTATTCCTTGAGTATTCCTCTTTAATCTCCCATCACATCTAAAGAATAATCCAGAGAAACTGCACAGTTTCCTTCAAGGTCATTTGGTATCTTATAAGACTTTCCTTGCCCTTCTACAATTTTAGTTTAACTTTTATGTGTGACCAATACAGGACAGAGGATAGCAGTTTGGCAGAGGGTGGAGTGCAGCAAATAAGGCAGGAAAAGTCAGGACATCTGTCAACCTTTCATTGCTTACTGAGACTCCTCTCAAATTAATTGACAAACCACAGATCAAAGCATTTACAGGAGTGGCATTTGTggcaaagaagggagggagggaggaaagaaggaaggaataactGGCCACCCAAATATTTACTGATAACTATCACATCCCCTTTCAATTTTTTCCTCTCTAGGATACGCATACTCGGAACCCTCAACCCTCAAAGCAACCCAGGGCTTGCTTTTCAGACTCTTCACTGCTGGCCTTTTCTGAACATGTTCCACTTTCTCACTGTCTTTCTTCAATGTTGAATTCCAGAACTAGGAACAAAATTTGAGGGTAAGTCTAACCAAAGCAGAAATCAGCGCTATTTTGCTGTTGTCTGGACACAACAGATCTGTGGATGCATCTTAAAAGTGTATTGGACTTTTCTTCAACTACACCACATTGCTGAGTCACTTTTCATTTTTATGCCACgaggatgaaaaagaaacaaaaaagaggggggggggaagctatttGGGGTTGGAAATGCACCTCTCCAGAAACTTACAGTGCAATCTGGGAATCTTCAGCCCTTCTGAGGTTCATGAATGATTATTCTCATCATGATCCCAATTTGGCAAAGTTCGCTACGGTAATGGTAGCTGGAGCTCAGCATATTGAGTGGGCCACCGGTGGCCCAGTCTCGCATTATGGATCTCACAGAGGCTAGAGTGAATCGGGACATCATTCCAACATGGAAGCATTCACATTGCTGTCATTGTTACCAGTTATGGCACAGCTAACACTACAGATGAGCATCAGCGAAAGGGGGCCTTACCAAGAGATGAGGCTGtttgccagttctcctccatgactttcTGGTGCAGGGCCTTCTGGTCGGGATCCAGCAGTGCCCACTCCTCCTGTGTGAAGAACACAGCCACCTCTTCAAAGGTCACTGGTCTCttaatgaaaaagaaagcagTTATTCTGCATAGGTTTCATGCAGGTAACTTCCTAAatctaaaacaacaaataaagagAAGTGGCCGGATCTCACTTTGTAGGTTTCAACTTTCATGAGTGGACTTCATGAGCCTTCCTGTTGAAGAGCACTTTTACCAAGGGCTCCTAGTCACCTTGGCCATCTGTCCCTCCCCCCAGGTGCGAGTTTCTGGGAATCAACAGGGAGGCCGAAAGGGCTACTGGTGGCCTGCCTGCCTTAGGAGCTTCCCGGAGGCATTTTAGGAGCCTCTGTGAGGAACTAGATCATTCTTTGGTCTGACTGCACATAGTTCCTCTGACACGCTTAGCtatccatgccagaaaacagaGGGAGAGACATCTACTCGGAACAAGGAGTGGACCATGTCATAGCAGTCTTTATAAGCATTAAAAATGTGGAGCATTTCATGAAAAATAAATGGCCCGATTAATTCAGGACCAAAATGGTTGAATACACAAGGACTAGAAGTACACAGGGTGTCTTTTCACTGCCTTCTCTGTACCTGATCTGGTTCTGATCCCTCACAAAAAAGACAGGATGGAATATTTGTTGCTGGCATCCTTCTGGCCCCTGCAGGAGAGACAAAGGGGCGGGAAGCCAATCAGACAATCTTTTTTGAGAATAAGATCATAATCAGAAACAAAGCTTGCTAAAAAGTAAACCATTTAAACACAAAAGGATTCACATCCTGGTaaaaggcagtggttcttaagaGTGAAAACTGTGCCCCCACCAGAGaatgtttctaaataaaattccAAGAGGGGGACAAGACTGTGAGATATTTTAACTGACTACGGACATTTCCGCAATAGTTCGCAAGGCTAAATCTCAGGATTTCTCCAGCATGTCAAATAATATTTTTCCACTATTTCAGAGCAGCCTGGAGACCACCAACAGAGAAACACAAACCACACCCACCTACCATTTTCCTACATTTTTTTGAGGAAATAGGAAAACATGAGGCGAGATTTCACCTGTCAGTTGAccttattttcttcaaaatggataggaaaTCTGGCTGGTTGTTACTGTTTCTCAGCTTGTTTTTCCCAATTTCCTTTCGTACCAAATGTCTTAAGAACACAGAAGCTTCCCCCCTACTATGAAGTAACTGCCTTTTTGTATGCCTGATGCTTCCTCTGGCTGCCTGTACAGTTTTTCCCATCAGTGAGTCTTCCGATCTTGTTAACTATTATGTTAAATTTTTCAAATGGCCATTAATTACATTTCCAGTAACGTTTCTTACCCCCCAAAATCAGTCatgttaatttttcattttaaaagtgcaGGATGACTGTAAAGGAAACATGGGGAAGCCTTCATATTTCTTTGCATGAAAAGGGGGTATGATGCAAAAACATTGTGGAACTAATGAGTTCCGGTGTGGATTCGAGTGATCCCATTCTGTTCCCAGTGGAACCACGAGACCTACTGAGCCATTCAATCTGTCTTAGCCTGACCTAACTCACAAGGTGGTTTTAGAGAGGACAAAGGGCTTAGCAAGACATCTGTGAGCACATtagaagaaaagtgggatataaatataatccacaaacaaattaagtacagtggtgcctagctttacgattgccccgcattacgacgaatctgcattacaacaatctttttgcgatcacaaaacgatggtctaaatgggggaatttcgctttgcgatgattggttccctgcttcgggaactgattcttcgcaaaatgacgttttttaaacagctgatcggcggtttcaaaattgccgccgggtaaataaaatggctccccgctgtgtttagggacggattcctcgctatacaggcagcgaaaatggccgccgtatggaggatcttcgctggacgatgagttttaagcccactggaacacattgaaaggttttcaatgcatttcaatgggctttttattttcgctttacaatgtttttgcttaatggctatttttctggaatggattatcaccgttaagtgaggcaccaccgtAGCTGTCATTGAAGCATGTGTGTCAGGATCTGCGTGGTTCCATATTTATACTGCATAGGATTTCGTCTTCAAATAGGTGAAAATGCATCTCTCTGCCTTTGTCCTCCGGGACAGAAAGAGGAACTGCCTGCTATATAAAAAATCTTAGAAGACTGAAAATCAAGGCGCAGGTTTCAAGTCGAGAAAGAGCTAAAGAAGAATACACCCACACAATCCCAGCCTCAAAGAGTcagggaacaaaaacaaacaaacaaattaataaacCACATagatcttcctttccttttgcagaaacacaaacacacaacctcCTAGCACAGATCCTTACCTATTGTTGCTGACACCTTCTCTGCGGTCCTGATGGATCTCTTGTTGCGAGAGGCACTGCTTGATTGTCAAATGGacctttttctctgccacaggGAAAGCAGACTGGGCTTCTGCAGGGAGACTATAATAGGTACTAGGACAAAATAAATACTAGGAATGCAAAAATATTCTGATAAGAGAGGTAATTATCGACCAGAGAATGTCTGTCATACCAACCATATCTAAGCACTAATGTTATATTATGCAATTTATAATCAaagttatttattgttttaaccaAGATGTTAGCGATTATTTTAATATACAATGGctggcacaaacacacaaagagagagatccTTTCACTTTATACAAAtagtaaggtttttttttctaaacgcTTCCAGCTACACTATATGAAAAAGGGAGACTCCTTTTTCTGCCTGACTTTCCTGCTCAGAAATGGCTcccgtttcctcctcctcctcctccttcttccctgtttttttctttcccagggAGTAAAGAAGATTCaccttcttttgtttctctctctctctttcgctcATAAATAGATCAATTTCTGCTTTCAAAGTGTCCCTTCTAAAGTTGCTGAGCTTCTCTCCTTCTTGCGGACAGATGAGAGCACGCATGCGTACATTTttaggaaaagaggaataaaacttgtttttccctttcctatCACGTGACTGAAGCCGAGCCAGGCTCCTGGCAAGGGAAGCACAGACTCGCCCAATCTCCTCTCGGAGCTCATGGATGGGGAAGTCTCggtctctctaactctctctttGGGTCACAGGATCAGTGCGGAAAAGggaatttatttaaagcatggTCTTCCAGGGAGGGGAATGAACCAAGCCTGtacaattttatctttttttttctggcccttTTTGTTCCTATTTCTTGTATCCAAGTAATGCCACTTCTTGAGACTGCTGGACAGTCTTCGTTTCCCCccctctgatgatgatgatgatgatgatgatgattgttgttgttgttgttgttgttgttgttgttgttgttgttgttgttgttgttgttgttgttattattattattattattattattattattattattattattccctgcCTGATCCAGTGACTCTTTGGGTCACGGGATCAGGCAGGGAAAGAGAATTTATTGGAAAGCATGATCTGCCAGGGAGAGAAGTCATCCACAAAGCCTCTagaattttatctttttaaaaaaaatctccctctgcCCTTGTGTCAAAATAATCCCACTTCCTGAGATTAATGGCCTAGGATTTCTTCCCTGATTTAAGGCACCTGTCTCTTCTCGGCATAGCTCCTTTCCACAGTGGCTCCAGCAGGCTTCACAAAATACAAGAGTACAGGTCCCTGCCCCAAGGAGGTCGCAGAGAACATCCAACAGATTGGCCAAAGACTGGAACTGAATGGCAGAGCGCATCCTTTCCATGTTGAAAGTCCCAGATAAATAAGAGCCTCTTCAGTCAAAATGGTCACAAGCACTGTAGTAGGAGAGAGACACTCTTCTGCCTAGAACCAAACAAAAGTGGATCTGGAATCCTCCCATGGAAACAAAGCTCTATCCTGGGTAATACTTGATGGGAGcactttaaaaaatgacaaacaTTAAAGAGCTTTTGAATCCTGAGACATGGTTCTGCTTCTGTCCATAACCGGGCAGGAATTCTGTAAGTAGAATTCTATCCTTTCCCCCAAAAGCAGGAAGCCGATCAAGGTATTACTGAAGGTGGGACCTTTCCACCTCTTTCCCTAGAGCAACggcggcgaacctttttgggcccaagtacccaaactgggggggggggggggaacccagcaGGCGGTGGGCTGAGGCAGCcccagaaccagaagtggcagtggaagggggaatcccgggcatggagatTCGAGACCTCACTCCGGATCCATCACCAGGGCCaggctgctccagatcctggcccaccatCTGTCGAAGCACCAGCAgcttgaggtttggctgcgggggggggggggtagtagcGAACCGACGACTTATGGCCTGCGTACCCACacgaaagggctctgcatgccagctgtggcacatgtgccataggtttacCATTCCTGCTCTTAGAGCTTGCTGGAAAGTCACTGCTATAGACGAGACACAATGTTGTCATTGATCTGAGTTCTTTGGCAGTGTGTTGAGATGTGCTCATTCTGCTCTGCAGACCTGGTTCTATGTGAGGAGAGGGAACTTCTCTATGGCAAGTGGTCTAGGGGTTTGTGTGCCTCTCCCTTATTTTTGTGCCCTACTGTCCCCATCTGGCTCCTCCACAGCCCCCCTAGGTGCTTTATtctcagaaaagaaagagagagggggctAATTACTGCTCCCCAAAGACCCCACAAGCAATAATTTACTCTTTTAAATAGGCAGTGCCATTCTCACACtgttcagcattttttttaaaaaatacatgttttgAAAACAGAGGGAGACCTTTCAGCTGCCTGGAGCTCTTTGGATTTTTGCATATGTGTTTTTGGCTGTTTGTTTGACTGCATCTCCATGCTCAGCTCCAAGCACATGGTTCTGCTGGTAGGGATTACTGCTCAGAActtgtgagtagagatgggggtatttatactcgtatatgaatacaaatatccccacacagctggagttaacgagattctggcccctggggctggactgtccactcacgcgtCCGGCATCAAGATCATTATTCCTTCCTGTCACTGCCGGAgccccgctctcttcctgctcgctAGCCACtccaagcagagagagagagaaaggatgacTTTCGCTGCATGGCCGCCGAGTGGCTACCAAGCAGGAAGAGAACGGGGCTTTGGGAGTGATCGGAAGGAGTGACACTGCCGGATGCAcgagtggaccctcattaactcaaGCCGTGTGGGGAGATTCGTATTCGAATACAAATAACCCCCATCTCTCTATGTCACTTGCTCTGTGACAGGCGCAAGGCCTTCGGCTGCTCTCCCTCACTGAAGAACAGGAGTTACCAGGATTGCTTTGTAACATTTCTGGGGAAGGCCAGCAGTGCTGCATAACAAGCGATATAGAACTAAGAGACATGATGCCAACAGAGGTGCTGCAAGTTGTGCCATGTTTGATTTCCTGCTTGAGGATGCAAAAGCTGCACTGTCAGGACAAGCTGATGATGGCGTGGAAGAGAAGGCCCAACAGTCTGAGCCAGGGCCGACCAAGCTGTTGCCTGAAATAGATATCACCTTCCCTCTCTCCTTGCCCAACACATTCTTCCCATAGCTAAATATGGAGTGACTGGGCTACAGAGGCAGGTGGCAATGGTCTCAGGGGCATTGTTTCTTGCCACcgccctcctcttccccccctcccatcccgTCGGTGTTTTCGCAGGAGAACCCCTTCCGGCAATGGCTTCAGGCAACATCAGGGAGGAAACCATGTTTTCTGATAGAGCAGAAGAGgctcttctatttatttatttatttgtttatttatttatttattttatttatatcccgcctatctggtcgtgtgaggaccactctaggcggctaacaacataaaagtaatacaataatatacatataaCCATTTTACATaacgaaaaagagaaaaaaaatatactaaacaaaatgggagagctatagaagaagggaaaagtcgtcaggaattatctgttgggaaggcctgcctaaacatccatgtttttaattgtttcttaaaaatacccaatgagggagccgcacgaatctcaggggataggttgttccagagacgaggagccaccgccgagaaggcccgatttctaaaGCATAACAGAAGGCAAGGATGTGAGTAGGAAAGGAAAGACTCTCTGGCCAGGAGTAAAATCATGGAAGTATGAAACACAAAGAGATACACCCCATACTCTTAGTCTCAGCTCTGaacccaaaacattttttttatctttGAGTTCCTGAGAGTTTTGAAATGGAAATGTCACACTTCTGTTGCCCTTCCCAGGAAACAGTGTTTGATTCCATATCCTGGTTTTATTTTAAGATTCtcaatattaatttaaaaaacatattggGATGATATGTTCTATGAGGCCATAAAGAAGTAAACATGTTTCCATTTTAGAAAAACAGCAGGTATAATAGTAGGATCCCCGTTTATATAAAATTACAGGCAAAAATCAATAAATTGAGTTATATCATGGAAATTATAACAAATAGCAGAGATAATATAGAATGATCTGGAGTTTCATAGATTGAGAAAAGTATGGTtaatatgttttttaaagaaaatacaagGAATTGGAAGAATAATAATCAGTTTAATATAGAAGCTTGTTACAATGAAATGTGGAATTGGGCTGTTCAGGAGAAACTCTTATTCAGCCTTTATCCATTAGGAGAAAAACTTCTATCTTGAGTGTGTTGTGAGTTGTTTTCTACAATTCAAATGAACTGAGAGGTTGGGATTAAAGTTATGGTTTAAGATGTTCTTCTTCTACTTCCTGAGTCTGTGGAGAATTCAACTGACATTGCAGAATGGAGATGACTGTCTGACAATGAGAAAACATCCCTTAAGCtcttctacatcagtggttcttaacgtgggcgataatgccccccagtgggcgatttc is a window encoding:
- the LOC110091173 gene encoding uncharacterized protein LOC110091173 isoform X1; amino-acid sequence: MPATNIPSCLFCEGSEPDQRPVTFEEVAVFFTQEEWALLDPDQKALHQKVMEENWQTASSLEIIHREISVCPHCGKHFRYKLELVEHPRTHTEEERYIREKPYEHIMCRKQFATKRALLLHKRVLTRKKRFVSEPPTKSLHRELPLVSHVTVHKRWKEYKCQQCGKSYSSSFNLLIHQRIHTGEKPYKCQECGKCFSYSSHLVTHNRVHTGEKPYKCQECGKCFARSSQLLSHNKVHTGEKPYKCQYCGKCFAHSSQLVNHKRVHTGEKPYKCQECGKCFARSSQLLSHNEIHTGEKPYKCLECEKCFPNSSQLASHNRVHTGEKPYKCLECGKCFAQSSSLVIHKRVHTGEKPYKCQECEKCFARSSDLVTHNRVHTGEKPYKCQECGKCFAHTSDLLTHNRVHTGEKPYKCQECGKCFAYSSHLVTHSRVHTGEKPYKCQECGKCFAQSSRLLSHTKVHTGEKPYKCQDCEKCFAHSSQLVSHKRFHTGEKLHRCQECEKCFAHSSQLLSHKKIHTGEKPYKCQDCEKCFLHNSQLLSHKKVHTGEKPYKCQECGKCFLYNSLLVSHKRVHTGEKPYKCQECGKCFADRSHLVSHKRVHTGEKPYRCQDCGKCFVYNSLLVSHRRVHTGEKPYTCLECGKCFANSSQVVSHKRMHTGEKPYKCQECGKCFADSSQLVSHKRMHTGEKPYKCQICGKCFAENSNLVRHKRIHTGEKPYKCQECGKCFAENSNLVRHKRVHTGEKPYKCLDCGKCFANSSHLVKHKRVHSGQ